TTCCTGTAGAAACCAGTTCTACAGCTTTTCTTGATGCTTCCACAGCATCTTTAATATCTATTATTTCAAATTGTCCTAAATCAATGTTTTTATCTACAGCAATTGCAGCTATTTTTTCAGCATCCCCTACTAGGATAGCATCTGCAATGCCTTCTTGCTTTGCGGCATTAACTGCCATCAATACTTCTATGTCTTCAGCACAGGCTACGGATACGACTTTAGGTCCTCTTTCTCTAGCTATTTTCATTACCTCTTCAAAGTTTCTAATCATAGATCTTCACCTCTTTTTCATTAATTTTCCCTTCCTCTATTCTTTTGCAAAACCTATGCCACTTTATACCTACTTTATAAGTCTTTTTGTACCATTGAAATTTCAACAGTGTCCTTCATATTTAAAATTTTTAATATTCAAACTTTTTATTATATGTTTTCTGTATGCAAATTATTGCATGAAAAAAGTTGCATGGTATTGTGCAACTTTTTTCATATTCCTTCTATATGATATTTATCCAACTTATAATATAAATTTCGTAGAGAGATTTTCAATTCCTTTGCAGCTAAAGTTCGATTACCATGATATTTTTGTAGTATTTTTTGAATATAATCCTTTTCCACTTTTTCTATTACTTCTTTCAAAGTTTGTTCTTCTTCCCCATAGAGTTTTTCTTTATCTACCTCCTTCATAAAGGATAAGTCTTCCCCCTGTTCAAAAAATTTAGGTAGATGTTCTTCTTCAATAACCTTTTCTGTATACTTCATATTAATGAAGGTCCTTCCAATATAATTTTGTAGTTCTCTTACATTTCCAGGCCAATCATAAGCTGTTAATTGCTCTAAAGCTTCTTTAGATATGTTTTCTACATTTCTTCCATATTCCTGATTATATTTACTAATTAAGTGGAGAACCAAAAGAGGTAAATCTTTTTTTCTCCTTCTGAGGGGTGGTATCTCAATAGGAATTACATTTAAGCGATAATAGAGATCTTCTCTAAACCTTCCCTTCTTCACGGCTTCCTCCAGGGGTACATTGGTGGCTGCAATCACACGAACATTGATATTGATAGGCTTAGTATTTCCTACCCGTATAACTTCCCTTTCCTGGAGAACTCTTAATAGTTTTGCTTGGGTACTAATGGGTATTTCTGTTATTTCATCTAGAAATATGGTTCCTCCATGGGCCTCCTCAAACAAGCCCCTCTTTCCACCCTTTCTGGCCCCTGTAAACGCACCTTCCTCGTAGCCAAATAATTCACTTTCCAGTAAGCTTTCGCTTATGGCTGCACAATTAACCCTGACAAATTGGTTATACCTTCTCTGGGAAAGGTTATGAATGGCATGGGCAAAGAGCTCCTTTCCTGTACCACTTTCTCCCCTAAGTAATACAGTAGCCGGTGTTACCGATGCTTGTTTTGCTTTCTCCACTGCAGCCATCATTCCTTCATCCTCAGCAATAATATCCTCAAATAAATATTTAGCCTCCAGTTTTCGTATAATTTGCTTAGCTGTAATTAATTCCTCCGTAAGCTTTTTAATTTCCGTCATATCATGGAGGACACCTACGCTCCCCTTCAATTCACCATCTACAATAATAGGAGCGGCATGAACCACTACTTCTTTATTTTGGGGCCCTATTTTCAATCTAGCATTCTTTACAGGTTTTTTCGTATTTAATACCTGTAGATGAATACTATCTCCTTCCGCTATATCTGCTGTAACAGGCTTACCTATAATATCTTTATCTGTTAATCCTGTTACCCTCGTATAGGCAGGGTTGATCAAAACCCCAATGCCATTTTCATCACATACGGAAATGGCATCCTGTGTGGAATGAAAGATTCCCTCCAATAGACTTTGCATCTCCTTAAGCTTATAGATTTGGTGGGTTAAAGCCACTACCTCAGTTACATCTCTAAAAATTGCCACTGCCCCTATGACATTACCCTCTTCATCTTTAACTGGAATACGACTAGTAATAATAGTTGTATTTCCTAAGGGCTGTTTTTGATTAAGCTCTGCTTCTCCAGTTTTTAGGATATGGGGCAATCTAGTACTAGTAATAACCTCTTGTATAGGCATTCCTAACACATTTTTTTCTAAAAACCCTATAATTTTTTCAGCAGCTCGATTAAATAGTGTAATCCTTCCTTGGGAATCTACGGTTATTACACCTTCATTGGTGCTTTTTAAAATCAAATCAAGTTCTAGCTTTTTCATCCTTCACACCATCCTTAGAAAGAAAAGCCCCACAGGGACTTTTTATTAGCTATAGCTGGTTATTCTCTGATTAGCCTAACATTAATGGTTTTAGGTATCAGCTCTATCTGTCTAGCCCTGCGCTGAACAAGAAAAGGTAAATCCACCACAGGTTCTATTGTATATTGATTTTCATCTAGTCCCCCCATGTCTACTATGATTTTAATATCCTTTATATCTACAGCCTGCAATACTGTTTCGTTAGCCAATATTTTAACTTGTAGCACCTCTGGCATCTCACTTCTATCCACCCTTAAGCCCGATGCCACATTATTAAATACAACATCATCTCTTGTTATCTCAAAGATTTCCTCCACTATAGCCTCTACAGCAATGACGATATCTACTGTTTCGGGTTCAACCACTGTGACACCTTCTGGCAGCTTTAAACCTACACTTCTAGTAATATTTTCAGATACATTATTGATAACAATAGCTTCTGTTTCAATATATTCAATGGTATCTAAAATTTCCTGTTGTCCCCTTATGGTTACTGTACTGGGATTAACAGCTATACTACTTACTTCATAACCGGTAGCACCGGTGACCTCTACAAGAGGATTGACCTCCACTGTTTTAAGCTGATCTATTGGAAGCGTTACAACTACCCTGTTGGTTTCCAGCCAAACATTTTGCACTTCTTCCCCCCTACTGTTTAGAGGTCTTAATGGAATTTCAGTAGTTATATTTTGAAATTCCTCCGCTAGCTTAATGGTTGCCTCCACCACTTCTACAGCATTGACCAAGCTTTCAGGACCCTCCACCCATACGACAGTAGGTTCATAGGTTATCTTTCCTAATACATGTCCTTTCCTAGGTGTTCCTTCCACAACTATATTTATAGGTTTTTGTTTGCTGACTATCTCTTCAAGCTCTACCCGAATGAATTTTGGACTAAAGTCTACCTCTACATCATTAGGTACCGACACTTCTATTGGAATATTGTTAACTCCAGCCCTATAGCCCAGCAAATCAGCCGTTGCTTTAATTTCATCTCTCGATACCCTCTGGACTGCATCTCTACGTCCAGATAGCCTTACTCTTATGGTATAATCCTCGTTTCCCTTTACCACTAAACCCATTTGTCTAACTTCTTCTATATTTTCAAACACTATGGGAATATTTTGTTCATTGGTTGTTATTCTAGGATTGATTTCACTCATAACATACATCCATATAGTTAAGGCAAAAAGAATTGAAATCATTTTCGGCATTAAATTTCTTCTGTTAAAATTGCTCATCTTTTATGCCTCCATTTCATTCTTAGAATTTGCCATTGTTTTTTCTCTGTAGTTTTAAAGCCATCAATTAATGAGGATTTTAGGGTCTTAGCATCTAAAAACCTTGTTAGGTTTCCATTTTCAGCTATGGAAATGGCTCCGGTCTCCTCCGACAC
This region of Natronincola ferrireducens genomic DNA includes:
- a CDS encoding CdaR family protein; amino-acid sequence: MSNFNRRNLMPKMISILFALTIWMYVMSEINPRITTNEQNIPIVFENIEEVRQMGLVVKGNEDYTIRVRLSGRRDAVQRVSRDEIKATADLLGYRAGVNNIPIEVSVPNDVEVDFSPKFIRVELEEIVSKQKPINIVVEGTPRKGHVLGKITYEPTVVWVEGPESLVNAVEVVEATIKLAEEFQNITTEIPLRPLNSRGEEVQNVWLETNRVVVTLPIDQLKTVEVNPLVEVTGATGYEVSSIAVNPSTVTIRGQQEILDTIEYIETEAIVINNVSENITRSVGLKLPEGVTVVEPETVDIVIAVEAIVEEIFEITRDDVVFNNVASGLRVDRSEMPEVLQVKILANETVLQAVDIKDIKIIVDMGGLDENQYTIEPVVDLPFLVQRRARQIELIPKTINVRLIRE
- a CDS encoding sigma-54 interaction domain-containing protein; this translates as MKKLELDLILKSTNEGVITVDSQGRITLFNRAAEKIIGFLEKNVLGMPIQEVITSTRLPHILKTGEAELNQKQPLGNTTIITSRIPVKDEEGNVIGAVAIFRDVTEVVALTHQIYKLKEMQSLLEGIFHSTQDAISVCDENGIGVLINPAYTRVTGLTDKDIIGKPVTADIAEGDSIHLQVLNTKKPVKNARLKIGPQNKEVVVHAAPIIVDGELKGSVGVLHDMTEIKKLTEELITAKQIIRKLEAKYLFEDIIAEDEGMMAAVEKAKQASVTPATVLLRGESGTGKELFAHAIHNLSQRRYNQFVRVNCAAISESLLESELFGYEEGAFTGARKGGKRGLFEEAHGGTIFLDEITEIPISTQAKLLRVLQEREVIRVGNTKPININVRVIAATNVPLEEAVKKGRFREDLYYRLNVIPIEIPPLRRRKKDLPLLVLHLISKYNQEYGRNVENISKEALEQLTAYDWPGNVRELQNYIGRTFINMKYTEKVIEEEHLPKFFEQGEDLSFMKEVDKEKLYGEEEQTLKEVIEKVEKDYIQKILQKYHGNRTLAAKELKISLRNLYYKLDKYHIEGI